The Candidatus Cloacimonadota bacterium genomic interval CCTCCAAGTAAGGACATCGTCAAAATAAGCAAAGTTGAAAGGCTGTTCACGGTTCGGAGATTACCGCAAATTGCTGCAATAAAAATCCCGATAGATGAACACGCCAAAGCTGTAACAACGATCATTGTAAGTAAGGCGGGAATGTCCTGAAAGATATTCAAACCAAAAACCAACCAACCGAAGATAAACAAAACTAAGAGTTGGCTAATTCCCATCAAAGTGGAAAAAAGCATTTTCGCCGTCAGGATTTGTTGCTTGGAAACCGGAGCAATCAGCAACCTTTTTATGGTTCCGTCATTTTTTTCTTCGAGAATTGATGCACCTGCTTGAGTAACCGAAAACAGCAGAAACATCACCGCCATTCCTGCTATATATTGAGCGTACATCGGATTTTTTTCTTTCTGTCCGAGCAACTCAACTTTCGTTATTTCAAGAGGATTTTCCATAAAATTGGAATCTGCATTTTGAGAATTTTCTGAAGAAATACTTTTGACAGCAGATGTTTCAATTGGTTTGTCATCCAAATTTGCATCCGGAAAATATTTGGATACCGCAAATGAAATTTCGGATTTGAATTTATCGTTTTTTTCGATGCCAAGAAAATCTTCAGACTTTTTCCACATACTATTCATCAGTATTTTGGGAAATTTTGACATAATAGTTTTTTGGATCATGCCACTCACGATTCCGTATTCGATTTGGCATTTCGGATCATAATGTATTTC includes:
- a CDS encoding ABC transporter permease; amino-acid sequence: MKILALIKKDIKQFFKSRSAVVLTYFVPMVLSLIFGLVFGGLGSSGGISEIKILLVDDDKTEFSEQFRTVLDSLPELAIHTKYVIGDSTCLFTLDKMDDWIIRGKRGLGVYIPAGFQQKMDGGERLPLEIHYDPKCQIEYGIVSGMIQKTIMSKFPKILMNSMWKKSEDFLGIEKNDKFKSEISFAVSKYFPDANLDDKPIETSAVKSISSENSQNADSNFMENPLEITKVELLGQKEKNPMYAQYIAGMAVMFLLFSVTQAGASILEEKNDGTIKRLLIAPVSKQQILTAKMLFSTLMGISQLLVLFIFGWLVFGLNIFQDIPALLTMIVVTALACSSIGIFIAAICGNLRTVNSLSTLLILTMSLLGGSMVPIFFMPGYIRLISKFTLNSWAMHGFTNIFWRNLHLGDILPDVGVLFGIFLVFYFLAVKIFEKKLAE